Proteins encoded by one window of Chondromyces crocatus:
- a CDS encoding arginase family protein, with protein sequence MLLRPAAGGLYVVSTGRAEQLAIQRKIYGAADEAEVQRRWCETLERIGEARAIVLGVPSDVGAGYRRGANLAPQAIRTTLLQSHPDYPAWAEANRVVDIGDVFVVPQLLHDDMLSEQQKAATRRALYPDLSPEAASALPVSPLSITERALDLVFQLNPAAAPIVLGGDHSTALPVARALARARREPWGIVQPDAHTDLLEERLGIRDCFATWSYHANELLGRGGKLTQVGTRASRHGREHWESRYDVRQFWASECMADPAAALDAILAHVKSTGVRGVYFSNDIDGTDESFADATGTPEPDGLTPEFVDELIRRLGREVGMIGGDIMEVAPMLGQTPESRQGTLALAVRYLKTTIEAVVGEAMG encoded by the coding sequence TTGCTTCTCCGTCCCGCAGCAGGGGGACTGTACGTCGTCTCGACGGGCCGAGCCGAGCAGCTCGCCATCCAGCGCAAGATCTATGGCGCGGCGGATGAAGCCGAGGTTCAGCGCCGCTGGTGCGAGACGTTGGAGCGCATCGGCGAGGCGCGGGCGATCGTGCTCGGCGTCCCTTCGGATGTAGGGGCTGGCTACCGCCGAGGGGCCAACCTCGCTCCCCAGGCCATCCGGACGACGCTGCTCCAATCCCACCCGGACTACCCAGCGTGGGCCGAAGCGAACCGGGTCGTGGACATCGGGGATGTCTTCGTCGTTCCCCAGCTCCTTCATGACGACATGCTCTCCGAGCAGCAGAAGGCGGCGACCCGGCGGGCGCTGTACCCGGATCTGTCACCCGAGGCGGCGTCGGCCTTGCCGGTCTCGCCGCTCTCGATCACGGAGCGGGCGCTGGATCTGGTCTTCCAGCTCAACCCGGCCGCGGCGCCGATCGTGCTCGGTGGGGATCACTCGACGGCCTTGCCGGTCGCGCGTGCGCTGGCGCGAGCGCGGCGCGAGCCCTGGGGCATCGTGCAGCCGGACGCGCACACCGACTTGCTGGAGGAGCGGCTCGGGATCCGGGACTGCTTCGCCACGTGGTCCTACCACGCCAACGAGCTGCTCGGCCGCGGTGGGAAGCTGACCCAGGTGGGGACGCGCGCGTCGCGTCACGGGCGCGAGCACTGGGAGTCCCGCTACGATGTGCGGCAGTTCTGGGCGTCGGAGTGCATGGCCGATCCTGCGGCGGCGCTCGATGCGATCCTGGCACATGTGAAAAGCACGGGGGTGCGCGGGGTCTACTTCTCGAACGACATCGATGGGACGGATGAATCCTTTGCGGATGCGACCGGCACGCCGGAACCGGATGGGCTGACGCCGGAGTTCGTCGACGAGCTGATCCGGCGCCTGGGGCGTGAGGTGGGCATGATCGGCGGCGACATCATGGAAGTGGCGCCGATGCTGGGGCAGACGCCGGAGAGTCGGCAGGGGACGCTCGCGCTCGCGGTGCGCTACCTGAAGACGACGATCGAGGCGGTGGTGGGCGAGGCGATGGGGTGA
- a CDS encoding sulfurtransferase, whose translation MSHASPPGPLVDVSWLAGNLGDPAVRLVDCRWYLGGGKTGAEEYRRGHLPGAVHLDVDAHLASPRGTGPGRHPLPRADAFAQVLSTLGVTPGMTIVAYDDAGGAMAARLWWLLRYFGFGDMGRVLDGGLQAWLAAGHALSTDVPTLAPTPLLPLQGGGAPLADRATVDRLRHDPTAVLLDARATERYEGRIEPIDPRPGHIPGAHSAPFTENLVAPGGTFLDRGRLEAVHRATGALDAPTIVCYCGSGVTACHDLLALALLGREDAVLYEGSWSDWSSDSSLPAATGPSPRGT comes from the coding sequence ATGTCCCACGCCTCGCCTCCGGGCCCTCTGGTCGACGTCTCGTGGCTCGCGGGAAACCTCGGCGACCCGGCGGTGCGCCTGGTGGACTGCCGCTGGTACCTCGGTGGAGGGAAGACCGGCGCCGAGGAGTACCGCCGTGGGCACCTCCCTGGCGCCGTTCATCTCGACGTCGACGCCCACCTCGCGAGCCCCCGGGGCACAGGCCCGGGTCGCCACCCGTTGCCGCGCGCCGACGCCTTCGCCCAGGTCCTCTCGACGCTGGGCGTCACCCCAGGCATGACGATCGTCGCCTACGACGACGCCGGAGGTGCGATGGCAGCACGCCTCTGGTGGCTGCTGCGGTACTTCGGCTTCGGGGACATGGGTCGCGTGCTCGACGGCGGCCTCCAGGCCTGGCTCGCGGCCGGCCACGCCCTCTCCACCGACGTGCCGACCCTCGCTCCCACGCCCCTCCTCCCCCTCCAGGGAGGTGGCGCTCCCCTCGCCGACCGAGCGACGGTCGATCGACTCCGCCACGATCCCACCGCCGTGCTTCTGGATGCCCGCGCCACCGAACGCTACGAGGGCCGCATCGAGCCGATCGATCCCCGCCCGGGTCACATCCCGGGCGCGCACTCCGCCCCCTTCACCGAAAACCTCGTGGCCCCGGGCGGCACGTTCCTCGATCGAGGCCGCCTGGAGGCGGTCCACCGCGCGACGGGCGCACTCGATGCACCCACGATCGTTTGCTACTGCGGCTCCGGCGTCACCGCGTGCCACGACCTGCTCGCCCTCGCCCTGCTGGGGCGCGAGGACGCCGTGCTCTACGAAGGCTCCTGGAGCGACTGGTCCAGCGACTCCTCGCTCCCCGCAGCCACGGGCCCCTCTCCCCGCGGCACCTGA
- a CDS encoding acyl-CoA dehydrogenase family protein, which translates to MWQPFSEEHEQFRKTVRAFAEKELAPHAEEWEESECFPNSVFKRAGELGILGAHYAEENGGAGGDYWYSVAKAEELVHSNSAGVSMGLLVQSDMATPVISDIGTREQIEEFLKPALAGDKIASLGVSEPAAGSDVAGILTVARKDGDDYLISGQKTFITNGTRADFVTLLAKTSPDKGAHGCSFFLVPTNLPGFQVSKKLKKIGNKASDTAELFLEDVRVPKRYLLGEQDQGFMYLMQNFQTERLIAAVGAVAGAFKALDYSVNYGRERTAFGKPIIKREVWQHKFVELYTRCEAARAFVYKCVDLYNDERYVKNVPLGLEAVKLISMAKILAGDVASDVMDTCLQFHGGWGYIEEYPIARAWRDQRLLRIGGGTTETMKYYVAKLMGL; encoded by the coding sequence ATGTGGCAGCCGTTCAGCGAGGAACACGAGCAGTTCAGGAAGACCGTCCGAGCCTTCGCAGAGAAGGAGCTCGCACCGCACGCCGAGGAGTGGGAGGAATCCGAGTGCTTCCCGAACTCGGTCTTCAAGCGGGCCGGTGAACTGGGCATCCTCGGGGCGCATTACGCCGAGGAGAACGGCGGCGCGGGCGGGGATTACTGGTACTCCGTCGCGAAGGCCGAGGAGCTGGTCCACTCCAACTCGGCCGGCGTGTCCATGGGCCTGCTCGTGCAGAGTGACATGGCCACCCCGGTGATCAGCGACATCGGGACCCGGGAGCAGATCGAGGAGTTCCTCAAGCCGGCGCTCGCGGGCGACAAGATCGCCTCGCTCGGGGTCTCCGAGCCGGCCGCCGGAAGCGACGTCGCCGGCATCCTCACCGTCGCCCGCAAGGACGGCGACGACTACCTGATCAGCGGGCAGAAGACGTTCATCACCAACGGCACGCGGGCCGACTTCGTGACGCTGCTCGCGAAGACGTCGCCGGACAAGGGCGCGCACGGGTGTTCGTTCTTCCTCGTCCCCACCAACCTGCCGGGCTTTCAGGTCTCGAAGAAGCTCAAGAAGATCGGCAACAAGGCGTCCGACACGGCGGAGCTGTTCCTGGAGGACGTGCGGGTGCCGAAGCGCTACCTGCTCGGCGAGCAGGATCAGGGGTTCATGTACCTGATGCAGAACTTCCAGACCGAACGCTTGATCGCCGCGGTCGGGGCCGTCGCTGGCGCGTTCAAGGCGCTCGACTACTCGGTGAACTACGGGCGCGAGCGCACGGCGTTCGGCAAGCCGATCATCAAGCGCGAGGTGTGGCAGCACAAGTTCGTCGAGCTGTACACGCGGTGCGAGGCTGCGCGGGCGTTCGTCTACAAGTGCGTCGATCTCTACAACGACGAGCGCTACGTGAAGAACGTGCCCCTCGGCCTCGAAGCGGTGAAGCTCATCTCGATGGCCAAGATCCTGGCCGGTGACGTGGCCAGCGACGTGATGGACACGTGCCTGCAGTTCCACGGCGGCTGGGGCTACATCGAGGAGTACCCCATCGCGCGCGCCTGGCGGGACCAGCGCCTCCTGCGCATCGGCGGCGGGACCACGGAGACGATGAAGTACTACGTGGCCAAGCTCATGGGTCTGTGA
- a CDS encoding serine/threonine-protein kinase yields the protein MRPLLNVGRYEVYDAIARGGMGSVHLGRLCGVAGFGRIVAIKRMHPQLADDPQCVAMFLDEARLASRIQHPNVAPTLDVVNADGELLLVMEYVRGESLSGLLRAHQRSSEVPPRRVVAAVIAQALRGLHAAHESRDEGGTLLELVHRDVSPHNILVGADGLSRVADFGVAKASVRLQSTREGELKGKVGYAAPEQMNGRVTRQSDIYAAGVVLWEALANKHLFEGENELQLMMSVLTQKIVPPSAVQPDVPEALDAVVMRAVATDPASRFGSALEMAMAIEQATEPASAAEIGAWVQEVGSETLARRDALVGRIEVAGATAAKGAADALVEAMAAVGGEDASPGSASARSSSARSSVGSAGASARSASGSPGSPGSPGSPGSPRSMPPASASHAPQVEPLPVSRESAGGHEFPRARRPRRIGGVVAVLAAIVLVGGGAAAWHSAGASTGALQDDAALGAQRSAGDAVPGDARARGTEPAGETSAAVMHGGAPGTPGETSPGQGAAAAGGVTPAKVTPQAAGPGALTGRGGAAAGSSPGTGATPASAAGSGVKSTGAAAAPSQPRDTSGSTTPRRPAPAPVARPDFL from the coding sequence TTGCGTCCGCTGCTCAACGTCGGTCGATACGAGGTGTACGATGCCATCGCCAGGGGTGGCATGGGATCGGTGCATCTGGGGCGCCTGTGTGGCGTCGCGGGGTTCGGCCGGATCGTGGCGATCAAGCGGATGCACCCCCAGCTCGCCGACGATCCGCAGTGCGTGGCGATGTTCCTGGACGAGGCGCGGCTGGCGTCGCGCATCCAGCACCCGAACGTGGCGCCGACGCTGGACGTGGTGAACGCGGACGGGGAGCTGCTCCTCGTGATGGAGTACGTGCGCGGGGAGTCGCTCTCCGGGCTGCTGCGGGCGCACCAGCGGTCGTCCGAGGTGCCGCCGCGGCGCGTGGTGGCGGCGGTGATCGCGCAGGCGCTCCGGGGGCTGCACGCGGCGCACGAGTCGCGCGACGAGGGGGGGACGCTGCTGGAGCTGGTGCACCGGGACGTGTCGCCCCACAACATTCTGGTGGGCGCGGACGGGCTCTCGCGGGTCGCCGACTTCGGGGTGGCGAAGGCGTCGGTGCGGCTGCAGAGCACCCGGGAAGGGGAGCTGAAGGGCAAGGTCGGGTACGCGGCGCCCGAGCAGATGAACGGCCGGGTGACGCGGCAGTCGGACATCTACGCGGCGGGGGTGGTGCTCTGGGAGGCCCTGGCGAACAAGCACCTGTTCGAGGGGGAGAACGAGCTTCAGCTCATGATGTCGGTGCTGACGCAGAAGATCGTGCCACCGAGCGCGGTGCAGCCCGACGTCCCCGAGGCGCTCGACGCGGTGGTGATGCGGGCGGTGGCGACGGACCCGGCGAGCCGCTTCGGTTCGGCGCTGGAGATGGCCATGGCCATCGAGCAGGCGACGGAGCCGGCGAGCGCCGCCGAGATCGGCGCGTGGGTGCAAGAGGTGGGGAGCGAGACGCTGGCGCGCCGGGACGCGCTGGTGGGGCGCATCGAGGTGGCTGGTGCGACGGCCGCGAAGGGGGCCGCCGATGCGCTGGTGGAGGCGATGGCGGCGGTCGGCGGGGAGGATGCTTCGCCGGGGTCGGCGTCGGCCCGGTCGTCGTCGGCCCGCTCGTCGGTGGGGTCGGCGGGGGCGTCGGCCCGGTCGGCGTCGGGGTCGCCGGGGTCGCCGGGGTCGCCGGGGTCGCCGGGGTCGCCGAGGTCGATGCCGCCGGCGTCGGCGTCGCACGCGCCGCAGGTCGAGCCTCTGCCGGTCTCCAGAGAGAGCGCAGGGGGGCATGAGTTTCCGCGGGCTCGTCGGCCGCGGCGCATCGGTGGGGTCGTGGCGGTGCTCGCAGCGATCGTCCTGGTGGGGGGAGGCGCTGCGGCGTGGCACAGCGCCGGTGCCTCCACGGGGGCGCTGCAGGACGACGCGGCGCTCGGGGCCCAGCGCAGCGCGGGGGATGCGGTCCCTGGCGATGCGCGCGCCCGGGGGACGGAGCCGGCCGGGGAGACCTCGGCGGCGGTGATGCACGGCGGGGCGCCCGGGACTCCCGGGGAGACGTCGCCTGGCCAGGGGGCGGCTGCGGCGGGTGGGGTCACGCCTGCGAAGGTCACGCCGCAGGCCGCTGGGCCGGGCGCACTCACGGGGCGAGGGGGCGCTGCGGCCGGGAGTTCGCCCGGGACCGGGGCGACACCCGCATCGGCTGCAGGGAGTGGCGTGAAGAGCACGGGGGCCGCGGCGGCACCCAGCCAGCCCCGCGACACCTCGGGGTCGACGACCCCTCGACGACCGGCGCCAGCACCCGTGGCCCGTCCGGATTTCCTGTGA
- a CDS encoding PEGA domain-containing protein, translated as MRSTGLRLTSLLLSASLLLGAVPVVHAQSGTKSQAPQLKQAGDEHMRNKQYEDALASYDAAYAASSDPVLHYNRGRALQFLARYPDALDALRRFQSEAPAATRARVPGLQDLIAEVRAKVAIVRVDCAVSGARVLIAKREIGTTPLAAPISLNAGTATVEILADGYHPFEQELELRGDEALNVVEAKLTRKTTVGTLVVRSHVPGARVTVDGRGVGAVPVEASLQAGRHALVVSADGHDETKTQVVIVAGERREFMVDPVKRPPIYAKWWFWTAVGVVAAGAVVTYVAVTTESAPPSGSFSPGVVRF; from the coding sequence GTGAGATCGACTGGCCTCCGTCTGACGAGTCTTCTCCTCTCGGCGTCGCTGCTCCTCGGCGCGGTGCCGGTGGTCCACGCGCAGTCCGGAACCAAGTCGCAGGCCCCGCAGCTCAAGCAAGCCGGCGACGAGCACATGCGGAACAAGCAGTACGAGGACGCGCTCGCCTCGTACGACGCGGCCTACGCGGCGAGCTCGGACCCGGTGCTGCACTACAACCGGGGGCGCGCGCTCCAGTTCCTGGCGCGCTATCCGGATGCGCTCGACGCGCTGCGCAGGTTCCAGAGCGAGGCGCCCGCCGCGACGCGGGCGCGGGTCCCGGGGCTTCAGGATCTGATCGCCGAGGTCCGCGCGAAGGTGGCGATCGTGCGCGTCGATTGCGCGGTGTCCGGTGCGCGGGTGCTGATCGCGAAGCGCGAGATCGGGACGACGCCGCTGGCGGCGCCGATCTCGTTGAACGCGGGCACGGCGACGGTCGAGATCCTCGCCGATGGCTACCACCCGTTCGAGCAAGAGCTGGAGCTGCGCGGCGACGAGGCGCTGAACGTGGTGGAGGCGAAGCTCACGCGGAAGACCACGGTGGGGACGCTGGTGGTGCGGAGCCATGTCCCCGGGGCGCGCGTGACGGTGGACGGGCGCGGTGTCGGCGCGGTGCCGGTGGAGGCGTCGCTGCAAGCGGGGCGGCATGCGCTGGTGGTCAGCGCCGACGGGCACGACGAGACGAAGACGCAGGTCGTGATCGTGGCGGGGGAGCGTCGGGAGTTCATGGTCGATCCCGTGAAGCGCCCGCCGATCTACGCGAAGTGGTGGTTCTGGACGGCGGTGGGGGTCGTCGCGGCGGGCGCGGTGGTGACGTACGTGGCGGTGACGACCGAGAGTGCCCCTCCGAGCGGATCTTTCTCGCCAGGGGTGGTGCGCTTCTGA
- a CDS encoding DUF4142 domain-containing protein, protein MLRLGTHQRLGALTFTAILGLLAPLGCVGDSEGAGEDTALPGEQATQAGPEEQRSALSPHGDDSAPRKAADAASATTVARDRFVRSLQDGEDAALEGSPDSVPVENEPGAVIASDGEIASVLWTFHRAEVTYGQQACQHMQIPEASAFAEALAAHHIQAFFLQGMTFQQNAIPVVSSRQTEAFIDAIDILFWKVRSATPEQYDIAYVEAQIAAHTKLLDLIDAELMAAVSVDALRAELSAVRWATAHHLTQAEQLHDQLKGMVEEPSGG, encoded by the coding sequence ATGTTGCGTCTCGGCACCCATCAGCGACTCGGCGCGCTCACGTTCACGGCCATCCTCGGTCTCCTCGCGCCACTCGGGTGCGTGGGCGACAGCGAGGGAGCAGGTGAAGACACCGCGCTGCCTGGAGAGCAGGCCACGCAAGCGGGCCCCGAGGAGCAGCGCAGCGCGCTCTCGCCCCACGGCGACGACAGCGCGCCGAGGAAGGCCGCGGATGCCGCCAGCGCGACGACCGTTGCGCGGGACAGGTTCGTCCGCTCCCTGCAAGACGGTGAGGACGCTGCGCTGGAGGGTTCACCGGACAGCGTCCCCGTCGAGAACGAGCCGGGCGCCGTCATCGCGTCGGACGGCGAGATCGCCAGCGTCCTGTGGACCTTCCACCGCGCCGAAGTCACCTACGGTCAGCAAGCCTGCCAGCACATGCAGATCCCCGAAGCCAGCGCGTTCGCCGAGGCGCTCGCCGCGCACCACATCCAGGCGTTCTTCCTGCAAGGGATGACGTTCCAGCAGAACGCCATCCCGGTGGTGAGCAGCAGGCAGACCGAGGCGTTCATCGACGCCATCGACATCCTGTTCTGGAAGGTCCGCTCGGCGACGCCCGAGCAGTACGACATCGCCTACGTCGAGGCGCAGATCGCAGCCCATACCAAGCTCCTCGACCTCATCGACGCCGAGCTGATGGCCGCCGTATCGGTCGACGCACTCCGCGCCGAGCTCAGCGCCGTCCGGTGGGCGACGGCGCATCACCTGACGCAGGCCGAGCAGCTCCACGACCAGCTCAAGGGCATGGTCGAAGAGCCCTCTGGCGGGTGA
- a CDS encoding DUF4266 domain-containing protein, with product MKNAPLGHWLATVVPVRRVVTLAVAGVLLMGASGCMTPVAPYERAKLAHPTMSAAEQTGHGEAHLRAITEGAIGGSAGAGSGCGCN from the coding sequence ATGAAGAACGCTCCCCTCGGACACTGGCTCGCGACGGTGGTGCCTGTCAGGCGTGTGGTGACGCTCGCGGTCGCGGGCGTGTTGCTCATGGGGGCCTCTGGCTGCATGACACCCGTGGCGCCTTACGAGCGGGCCAAGCTCGCCCATCCCACGATGTCCGCCGCGGAGCAGACGGGGCATGGGGAAGCTCATCTCCGGGCGATCACCGAGGGCGCGATCGGCGGCAGTGCAGGGGCCGGGAGCGGTTGCGGCTGCAACTGA
- a CDS encoding enoyl-CoA hydratase/isomerase family protein, producing the protein MLKVEPSGSVVVLTLDRPERRNAIDRTLARALGEAVRKASNDASVRAIVLTAAGDGVFTAGGDIREIAQLTQDGAPGSAILDVFQDLVALEEGDVPIIAAVHGDVFGGGCELLLLCDFVLVEEQATLAFRHARMGLSPAWGGLPRLVERVGPLHASRLLLTAERIGAAEAFRIGLVNEVVPRASSRAKALALAEELSRAPRSSVAALKHALRKVREEARGRGREIERDAFTQRWGGADHRHALDQFLQRK; encoded by the coding sequence ATGCTGAAGGTCGAACCGTCCGGGAGCGTCGTCGTCCTGACCCTCGACCGACCGGAGCGACGCAACGCCATCGACCGGACCCTGGCCCGAGCGCTCGGCGAAGCCGTCCGGAAGGCCTCGAACGACGCCAGCGTGCGCGCCATCGTGCTCACGGCGGCCGGGGACGGTGTGTTCACTGCTGGCGGGGACATCCGGGAGATCGCACAGCTCACGCAGGACGGGGCCCCGGGCTCGGCGATCCTCGACGTGTTCCAGGATCTCGTCGCCCTCGAAGAGGGAGACGTCCCGATCATCGCAGCGGTGCATGGCGACGTCTTCGGCGGTGGCTGCGAGCTGCTCCTGCTCTGCGATTTCGTGCTCGTCGAGGAACAGGCCACCCTGGCGTTCCGGCACGCGCGGATGGGGTTGTCGCCCGCGTGGGGTGGCCTCCCTCGCCTGGTCGAGCGGGTCGGGCCGCTCCACGCCTCGCGCCTCCTGCTCACCGCCGAGCGCATCGGCGCCGCGGAGGCCTTCCGGATCGGGCTGGTCAACGAGGTCGTCCCTCGCGCAAGCTCACGCGCCAAGGCGCTGGCCCTCGCGGAAGAACTCTCCAGGGCCCCCCGCAGCAGCGTCGCCGCCTTGAAGCACGCTCTCCGCAAGGTGCGCGAAGAGGCGCGCGGACGCGGCCGAGAGATCGAGCGAGACGCCTTCACGCAGCGCTGGGGCGGTGCGGATCACCGCCACGCCCTCGACCAGTTCCTCCAGCGCAAGTAG
- a CDS encoding ATP-grasp domain-containing protein, whose translation MRVLVLSRNASLYSTSRIVLAARARGHDVSIIDPLDFQIVVSRGGPSVLVGGAAVPRFDIVIPRIGASITNYGLAVVRQFDLMGVPVLNGAVSIARSRDKLRALQLLTRRKLEVPTTVCARSPAGVEAALGLVGGCPAIIKLQQGTQGIGTMIAETPQAVHSLLETFWAMGQDIVLQEYVRESKGRDLRVIVVGGRVIACMRRVAKPGEFRSNLHRGGTGDGVRLPRTYRSVAIRAAKAMGLEVAGVDMLESKSGPKILEINSSPGLEGVERTTGIDVAGAIISYAETYAATHGRISRKLVEARLNGVIHEERMPRRIALATSPEVRTARRKGAAMTNGSSRAGRAAS comes from the coding sequence ATGCGAGTCCTCGTGCTGTCGCGCAACGCGTCTCTCTACTCGACGAGCCGGATCGTGCTCGCGGCGCGCGCGCGTGGTCATGATGTGAGCATCATCGATCCGCTCGACTTCCAGATCGTCGTCTCTCGGGGCGGCCCCTCGGTGCTCGTCGGCGGCGCGGCCGTCCCGCGCTTCGACATCGTCATCCCTCGCATCGGCGCGAGCATCACCAACTACGGCCTCGCCGTGGTGCGCCAGTTCGACCTCATGGGCGTCCCCGTGCTGAACGGCGCGGTCTCCATCGCGCGAAGCCGCGACAAGCTCCGTGCCTTGCAGCTCCTCACCCGACGCAAGCTCGAGGTGCCCACCACCGTCTGCGCGCGCAGCCCGGCGGGCGTCGAGGCAGCGCTCGGCCTGGTGGGCGGCTGCCCGGCGATCATCAAGCTCCAGCAAGGAACGCAAGGCATCGGGACGATGATCGCCGAGACCCCTCAGGCGGTGCACTCGCTCCTCGAAACCTTCTGGGCCATGGGCCAGGACATCGTGCTCCAGGAGTACGTGCGCGAGTCCAAGGGACGCGACCTCCGCGTCATCGTGGTCGGCGGGCGCGTGATCGCGTGCATGCGCCGGGTCGCCAAGCCCGGCGAGTTCCGGTCGAACCTGCACCGCGGTGGAACGGGCGATGGCGTCCGCCTCCCGCGCACCTACCGCAGCGTCGCCATCCGCGCTGCGAAGGCCATGGGCCTCGAGGTCGCCGGCGTCGACATGCTCGAATCCAAGTCGGGCCCGAAGATCCTCGAAATCAACAGCTCTCCTGGCCTGGAAGGCGTGGAGCGCACCACCGGCATCGACGTCGCCGGCGCGATCATCTCGTACGCCGAGACCTACGCCGCGACGCACGGCCGCATCAGCCGCAAGCTCGTCGAGGCCCGCCTCAACGGCGTCATCCACGAGGAGCGGATGCCCCGTCGGATCGCGCTGGCCACCTCGCCCGAGGTGCGCACCGCGCGGCGCAAGGGCGCCGCCATGACCAACGGCTCGTCACGCGCAGGCAGAGCCGCCTCCTGA